In Brassica napus cultivar Da-Ae chromosome C2, Da-Ae, whole genome shotgun sequence, the sequence ATCAAAACActagtttatttacttttgttagactccaaatattttaaaaataaacaatattagttgctgaatccaaatattataactcataagttcataacaaatgATTTAGTTTTCAgaaaccaaaattaaataaaaccaatacCAAATCAAAGATGCTAatcccaaaaataaataaataaaaaacaccaatcacacttcttgttcttcatctttatcaccaACAAGCGACAAAAAGATGGAaatttctcttcttcaccatcaacttcatcttttacaaataagaataatagagatatattgaaacctaaaactccaaaatgtATGATATTGTGAACAAATACACATAGGCCAAACTATGAAGAACCCATGGCGGGAACTAGATCTTCTTATTCGGTGGAAAGTGagttttcaaacttcttataATAACTCGAAGAAGCTCCACCGGTGCAGATCGAAGGTGCTTGGGAGACCGGAAGCATCATCGACCATGAAACCACCATCACCGGAGCTACATAATGTCGAAtcgccttctctctctctctctctctctctctctctctctctctctctctctctttctctctctctctctctctcaatgttTTAGGCGAAAGCAGAATGGGGACTTAGGGTTGCGGGTCTTCAAAATCCCGCAGGTTAAGCTCATCCCGCTTTCGACCCGTCCCGCTTTCGACCCGTCCCGCTTTGAACCCGTCCCGCGAGCCCCGCAATTTTGCGGGCTTACCAAATGGAGGCCCAATCCCGCCCCGCAGCAAGCCTTTACGGGTCAGGCCCGCGGTCCAGGTCCTTGATTGCCATCCCTATTAGGAACGGATATCCAAtttgatctgttatatgcatatatatatatatatatatttaaagcattatatataagttatatattatagtttatataaattttacaatatttttgtttttgaataatttaatttttaggaattttatttttcatgtattattttgaaaaaatgtcatttaatattaattaacagtatctttatatatttatcaaccatctatatatacttttacatacacatatatgtgcacattgacgtgagcaccttataactaagtatttaccactacggaaatatctaatttttttgaagttaaaatattctttttcttaatgcttctttcactatcgaccaaattgtagtaaaatgatttgtcttaataatttttttaactattatccgtttagaaactataatatgaaagcattggttcgacatcacgactatctaagattcataacatgaaaacaaacaaataatagtaatttttgattatcacagggaaaaaaaaccaaaaacatcaaacattttaaccgaacaaaccaaataaatattgatttaaaatgatagttatattttaggagattaaaaacaaaaaaaacaacctaaaaccgaactgatatccagatttaacagattaatgtcttttttattaaataataatgaaagtaataatcacattccgcgcaAAACGTGAGTTATTACCTAGTACAATAGATAATCTATAAGATTGGGTCTAAATGGTGAGCAAGATAATGAGTATGAATAGTGAATTCCTTATCATTCCTTACAATTTATACCATTTATAAGGAATATTTGTTCCTTATGATTCTTTAATATTCCTTAAAATTTAAGGAATAATAGACTACAATTATTCCTTATCAAATTAGAAGAGGAATAAATTTTCCTCTTGTTTTATTTCTCttcattcattttctttatattcCTTATATTTCTTTATGGTCACCGGTTAGAGCCAATCTATATCATGTGAAAAGCCGAAACGTTTAGAGATTGCTacctaaatattttataatgtaaaATCTCATTGCATCATAACTAAAAATGCAATCATGATGAGATTCCCTTGCATTATTTTATACCTTTGGTCTAATTACTATCTAcattatatattacaaaattttcacttagtttaatttacaaaaataaatttgaaaacgaacaaataataaaataaaataaaaatcgataAAATGCTATGGTAACTATTTTTAGGGATAGCACTAGGTTCGTTCATGGAAGTAATGCAGAGGCGGGCGTAGTCCAAATTAACAAGAATGTTGATGAACCACTGAGGTTTTAAAGACAATTTCAGTTCACTCTGGGGGTTAACACTCTCCTCCGTTTGATGTTTGAAAGGCTGAGAGGCCTTTGTGAAGTATATGAGATGTCGACTCATGATTTATGTGCGTGTCTTATTCAAAATGGTGGTCCCTAATATGgaggagatgatgatgaagacatCTGATAATGCCATTTTAGACAATTTATCGAGCCAAAGTGTTCACAATGAGAAGTTACATGAAGATAATCAGAGAGAAGAGGATGTTGTTGTGCCTAAGTATCCAAAAGAGGATCACAATGAAATGGTGCAGAGACTGCAGGAGGCTAATGACGGTGATGAACTTCGGTCATGAACAACAATACCAAATATGTCCACCAATGATCTTAACATGAAGGAGATGTTTAATCCGTAAACTCTTTTGCTGACAAAGGCGACGTTGGAAATGGATTAAAACGTAAGGGATGGTTAACAGCAGCAGATAGTAATACAAGTAAATTTACatagatgaaaagaagaaaatgaagcaGAGCGAAAATAGGTAAGCGAAACAAAACAGAGCAAAAGGCTGATATGAAAGGTGATACAAATGGAGCGAGCTCAATAAATGAGGAAACCAACAACACTGAGAGAGGCAAGGTGGACCCAGAAATACCTCTTCCAACATGAGAGTATTGTCTAGGTCTAGACATTGACTCGACAGTCCAACATCTACGGAGATAATCAAAAGTATCTCCCAGACATTATTTGCCTATTTGAAACGTAGCACCAAGATGACTATTGCTATGTAGGTGCATAGTTAGGTTTTCAATATTATGTACATTGGAAGCATCAtgtacattttatttttgttagtcATTGTTATAATATGATGGATTGTAAAGTTCTGTGTAATGaattttttctacttttcttttATGTATGTTCACCCAAATCCATCGTTTAGGCAACATATATGGGAAATGTTGGAGAGACTGAGTACTAATCGACAAGGAGAAACTTAGTTAGAATTAAGAGATTTTAATAAGATCTTTGTTAATATGAAAAAACAGGAGGAAGAATCAggttgcactacaagaaaaatgggtTTTAATAGCAGACCGGAATAGCGTTTTTTTCGATTGTGCTATGGTAGTTATACTCGTGTTTTAAAGATAGCGGTTGTATATTTCCAAACGTTATGTTACAGTTTCGAGTTGAAAAATCATAATTAAGCGTATGGTTTGAAAGAAGACGCTTAATTAATATAgcagattaaaaataaaagtgttATGCTTGATTACGCGGTAATGACCGCGACACTTAGAAATAATTTGGCTCCTAAAACCCAATTAGAATCCAAAATTAATCCCAAATTAGTAGGGTTTCgttcttccctctctctctttgtttttcactCTCCATCGAACACTTTAACTCCATTTGCTCGATAGACTCGACCTCAATCTCTTTCACTCGAATTTTCATTCTCAATTCCTCAGCTCCAACGATTACTCAACGTGGATTAACTCTTATTGAAATCCCCTTTGATTGAAATCCTTTCCGATTCCATCGAAGGTGAACTCGGGTTTCATCTCTTTTCTATCCTAATCGATTGAAAATCGATTTATCTCTTCTCTATAACTGATTTAGGGttattgcatgattaattgaatcggTTTTGCATACTTGTTTGCAGGAACCTTTATTTTCCGACAGCTTTGGCTTAAGGTATTTGTTCTTTTCAATTTCTGGGTTTCTCTTTTACTTGTTCATTTCTGTAAAATCTTGTATCTTACTTAACAACATTGTCTTCTTTTGTAGGAGACTCTAATTTAAATCCGAAGAGATTTTTTTAAGGTGATAAATCCCATTCTGTTTTGCTGTTAAATCCCttattgttttgttgttctggCTTGATAAAGTGAGACTCTTGTTTGTTCATTTCGTCGGAGCTGTATCATGGATAAATCTTGGGTCTGGTTACCAAGGTATTAACTTCACttgttcttttaaaaaaatttaagtctcAGTGTTTAGTTCTCACTTGTTTTAACCATACAGGAATAGCCTTGAGTATGAGAAAGGAGCTAGTGAGTTCGTGTCTTCTTCATCAAAACGTTTAGGTGATCCAGATGAAATGTTTTGCCCTTGTGTTGATTGTCGCAATGTCTGCCACCAATCTAGTGAGAAAGTTTTTGAGCACCTGGTGATTAGAGGAATGGATGAGAAGTACAAGAGCTCTAAGTTTTGGTCTAAACACGGGGAGACAAGACCTGATAAGTCAGCTAATGTGATCTGGTCTGAAAATGAGGCTTACGACTTGTTCAGAGCAACCTTCATGCGAAGTCAAGGCAGCGAAGGATACGCAGAGGAGAATGCTGGAGTGTTTGAGGGCACTGATACACCAGAAGAAGTTGAGTTTAGAAAGAAGTTAAAGGATGCAGAAACTCCGTTGTACCCAAACTGTCTGAAATTTACGAAGGTTGCTGCAATCATGGGACTTTACAGGATAAAGGTGAAGAGTGGGATGTCTGAGAACTATTTCGATCAGCTTCTGTCCCTAGTTCATGATCTGCTTCCCGGTGAAAACGTTCTACCTAAGTCTACAGATGAGATGAAGAAGTTTCTGAAACAGTTTGGTTTTGGGTATGATATCATCCATGTCTGCAAGAATGACTGCATTTTGTATAGAAAAGAGTTTGAGGATGCAGTCAGCTGTCCAAGATGTAGTGAATCAAGATGGGAGAAGGATAAGCAGACTGGTGAGGAGGAGGAATGGATTCCTGTTAAGGTGCTTAGGTATTTTCCGATTAAAGACAGGTTCAGGAGAATGTTTAGATCAAAGCGGTTGGCAGAGGACTTGTGTTGGCACTCCACTAATGCTTCTGAAGATGGAACTATGCGTCATCCAGTAGATTCATTGACTTGGGCTCAGATAAACAACAAATGGCCAGAGTTCGCTGCTGAAGCAAGAAACCTAAGACTAGGTATTTCAACAGATGGCATGAATCCGTTCTCTATCCAGAACACGAAGCATAGCACATGGCCAGTTCTATTAGTCAACTACAATATGGCTCCGACAAAGTGTATGAGGTCCGAGAACATCATGTTGACAATGTTGATACCTGGTCCAACCGCACCTAGCAACAACATTGATGTATATCTACAACCATTGATAGAGGACTTGCATGATTTGTTGACAGAAGGTATGGAAGTTTATGATTCGTTTAAGAAGGAGAGTTTTACACTTAGAGCTGTGATGATGTGGAGTATCACCGATTATCCTGGTTTAGGCACATTAGCTGGGTGTAAAGTGAAAGGGAAGCAAGCGTGTAATGTCTGCGGGAATGGTACACCTCATAGGTGGCTAAAGTTTAGTCGCAAACATGTTTACATGGAGAACAGGAAGCGGCTCAGGCCTAGTCATCCTTATAGAAGAAGGAAAGAATGGTTTGACAATACAGTGGAGGTTGGTACTGCAAAGAGGATTCAAAGTGGCTGCGATATATTTGACAGTCTTAAGGACTTTAAAAACGATTTTGGGAAACCTTTACCTAAGAAGAGTAAGCGGAAAAGGATAGAAGGAGGTGAAGATGATGTTCTTTCAGCTGACGACtgtgaggaagatgatgatctgCGGCGGtggaagaaaaaatatattttctttgacTTACCTTATTGGAAGGTATGTTTTATTTTACAAGTTACAAATACTGTATTAGATTTCTGCAGATACTAATGTTATATTCTGAAAAATTGCAGGATATGCCTGTGAGGCATAACATCGACGTCATGCACGTCGAGAAGAACGTGTCTGATGCGCTGTTGTCTATACTGATGCATAGTGCGAAATCTAAGGATGGACTGAAAGCAAGAAAAGATTTAGAAGAGATGGGTATTAGAAGCAACTTACATACACAAGCTAGGGGGAAGAAAACTTACTTGCCTCCAGCTGCGTATTGGCTTTCaaaggaagagaaaagaaagtTCTGCCGAAGGTTATCCAACTTCAGAGGCTCTGATGGATACTGTGCCAATATAGCTAACTGTGTCTCACTGGATCCTCCTTCTATTGGCGGCATGAAGTCACATGATCATCATGTTCTTATGCAGAATCTCTTACCAGTAGCGTTGAGAGGTTTACTTCCTAAAGGACCTCGGATAGCAGTGACTCGCATATGCaatttcttcaacaaactctGCCAACGCATTCTTGATCCAGAGATGCTACTTGCACTAGAAACAGAGATTGTGGAGACAATGTGCCAGCTAGAGAGATTCTTTCACTGCAATTTCTTCAACAGACTCTGCCAATGCATTCTTGATCCAGAGATGCTACTTGCACTAGAAACAGAGATTGTGGAGACAATGTGCCAGCTAGAGAGATTCTTTCCACCTGCATTATTTGATATCATGTTTCACCTTCCACTGCATCTGGCAAGAGAAGCACGCTTGGGTGGCCCAGTTCACTTCAGGTGGATGTACCCATTCGAGaggtaatattcttgttgttttCACTACGGCTTCCAAgtaaaaaatagtatttatgtcaataatttttttatattgttttgtagGTATATGAAGACACTTAAGGCATATGTGAAGAATTTTGCAAGACCTGAAGCTTGTATGGCCGATGGATATCTTGCTGGTGAATGCCTCGCATTTTGTGTGGAGTTCTTGCAAAAATCAGTTCCAGTAGAAGAAGCAATTACAAGAAATGATGATGTAGAGGCGACTCAAAATGTACTAGATGGCCGTCCACTGCAAAAAGCTACAGAAGTCACACTTACTGATAAGGAGAGAGATATAGCTCATCGGTACATCCTCATGAATACTGCAGTCTTGGATCCTTATGTTCAGTAAGTTACGAttcactttaattttttaagatTGATTGTTCAATAATTTACTAAAGTAATGGATGTTTACAGGATGCACTTAGAAGAACTACAAGCTACTGACGCAAAATGCGCAAGAAATGGAACTGTCTTATGGAAATGCCATACATATAGGTTTTCAAACTGGATAAAAGAGAAGGTATGATTTACTTATTTAAGTCTCATAACTTACGTTTACATAATCAACAATATTGATATGTGATTATTTACTATTAGATCCCTAATAACTCAAAGGAG encodes:
- the LOC106365895 gene encoding uncharacterized protein LOC106365895, with the protein product MVVPNMEEMMMKTSDNAILDNLSSQSVHNEKLHEDNQREEDVVVPKYPKEDHNEMVQRLQEANDGDELRNSLEYEKGASEFVSSSSKRLGDPDEMFCPCVDCRNVCHQSSEKVFEHLVIRGMDEKYKSSKFWSKHGETRPDKSANVIWSENEAYDLFRATFMRSQGSEGYAEENAGVFEGTDTPEEVEFRKKLKDAETPLYPNCLKFTKVAAIMGLYRIKVKSGMSENYFDQLLSLVHDLLPGENVLPKSTDEMKKFLKQFGFGYDIIHVCKNDCILYRKEFEDAVSCPRCSESRWEKDKQTGEEEEWIPVKVLRYFPIKDRFRRMFRSKRLAEDLCWHSTNASEDGTMRHPVDSLTWAQINNKWPEFAAEARNLRLGISTDGMNPFSIQNTKHSTWPVLLVNYNMAPTKCMRSENIMLTMLIPGPTAPSNNIDVYLQPLIEDLHDLLTEGMEVYDSFKKESFTLRAVMMWSITDYPGLGTLAGCKVKGKQACNVCGNGTPHRWLKFSRKHVYMENRKRLRPSHPYRRRKEWFDNTVEVGTAKRIQSGCDIFDSLKDFKNDFGKPLPKKSKRKRIEGGEDDVLSADDCEEDDDLRRWKKKYIFFDLPYWKDMPVRHNIDVMHVEKNVSDALLSILMHSAKSKDGLKARKDLEEMGIRSNLHTQARGKKTYLPPAAYWLSKEEKRKFCRRLSNFRGSDGYCANIANCVSLDPPSIGGMKSHDHHVLMQNLLPVALRGLLPKGPRIAVTRICNFFNKLCQRILDPEMLLALETEIVETMCQLERFFHCNFFNRLCQCILDPEMLLALETEIVETMCQLERFFPPALFDIMFHLPLHLAREARLGGPVHFRWMYPFERYMKTLKAYVKNFARPEACMADGYLAGECLAFCVEFLQKSVPVEEAITRNDDVEATQNVLDGRPLQKATEVTLTDKERDIAHRYILMNTAVLDPYVQMHLEELQATDAKCARNGTVLWKCHTYRFSNWIKEKIPNNSKEHSQRLRWLAFGPRNVAHTYKGFIINGHCYQTKDVKRKTQNSGVTNEAFSMCRASANDANQQTDMVAYFGVIQEIILLDYHMFEVPLFKCSWAHKGRGVKEEDGFTLVNLHMNQSSFVNDPYILPSQAKQVFYSREDDSSPWYVVMRAPPRGYHELETEEEVSSAPVTVEHEEDTGDQASDDESFCVRNDCEGVFIYE